The window TTTTTTTGGTTGTTCCTAGGAACCGTTCAAGGCTGCCCATGATTTCCGAAATATTTTCCAGCAGATCTTCATAGCGAATCTCAATCGTATTCTCCGGGTGTTGTAAACAAAATTCATGGTAGTGCGTGCTATGCTTTTTCCATAACCACATGCCCTCAGAGAGGGAGCTGGGGTGGAACCATGTTTTTTGCCAGGACATAGCGGTATCTCGACCATCTCTTACAATATGGATGATACGTGCTTGAGGGAAGACATCTAATATATATGAAAGTTGCATTGGGTCGTAATACGCACTTTTATCTACCCAGCCCTGACCACCATTTTGATGGCTGAATTTGGAAAAGACAGCATGACAAAGGCTTGAATAATCATGACTTTGATTGATGATATCATCTCGTTCAGCTTTGAGCGAAAGAAGAGATTGCGGGGTTATTTTTTGTAAATCTTGTCCTGGATTATTTCGTGGGACCCATAGTTCTGAAAAGCCAAAGATAGCATCAAGAAGTCTTGATCGATTGTCTGAATGT of the Magnetococcus sp. PR-3 genome contains:
- a CDS encoding sulfotransferase family protein, with the protein product MDIQPQVFILGCPRSGTSLLAALLEAHFGVVGPVEPHFLPYFHPWRNYWGDLKHSDNRSRLLDAIFGFSELWVPRNNPGQDLQKITPQSLLSLKAERDDIINQSHDYSSLCHAVFSKFSHQNGGQGWVDKSAYYDPMQLSYILDVFPQARIIHIVRDGRDTAMSWQKTWFHPSSLSEGMWLWKKHSTHYHEFCLQHPENTIEIRYEDLLENISEIMGSLERFLGTTKKKEVQALTDTSLGKALSINPTHQLMQKGVVKTNKEKWRTQMPQTTIHQLENIAQKELLQWGYPITPKQTDKSTPTNATTPLFLWKRYLLLANYKRWAKWAIPPVLMIVQRFMVKRPKY